One genomic region from Nilaparvata lugens isolate BPH chromosome 3, ASM1435652v1, whole genome shotgun sequence encodes:
- the LOC120350173 gene encoding 60S ribosomal protein L35-like, with protein MHQKQKENLKKFFLKKKHKPLDLRPKLTRAKRRELTKHEKKLKTMKEIRKRSVFPPRKFAVKA; from the exons ATGCACCAGAAGCAAAAGGAGAACTTGAAGAAATTCTTCCTT AAGAAGAAGCACAAGCCATTGGACCTGAGACCAAAGCTGACCAGGGCGAAGAGGAGGGAACTCACAAAACACGAGAAGAAACTGAAGACCATGAAGGAGATCAGAAAGCGAAGTGTCTTCCCCCCCAGGAAGTTTGCTGTTAAggcttga